A single window of Chitinophaga sp. XS-30 DNA harbors:
- the hutU gene encoding urocanate hydratase → MMNNSGFLDTYAAHPHYKAPRGTQLHARSWQTEAPLRMLLNNLDHEVAENPDELVVYGGIGQAARNREALQQIIRILLTLDEEHSLLVQSGKPVGIVRTHPQAPRVLLANSNLVPKWATWEHFNELRAKGLMMYGQMTAGSWIYIGTQGILQGTYETFVECGRQHFNGDLKGRLLVTAGLGGMGGAQPLAATMAGAVFIGADVDPARIQKRIDTKYIDRMTHSYEEAIQWAREAQASGEALSIGLVSDAGDLLERLANDNIVPDILTDQTSAHDPVNGYVPHGMSLEEAAALRTTDPVSYKQRSLKSMARHVHYMLELQRRGAVTFDYGNNLREFAREGGEPDAFNFPGFTPAYIRPLFCEGKGPFRWVALSGDPEDIYTTDRALMEAFPDNQPLLNWLQKAQERVAFQGLPARICWLGMGEREKAGLIFNELVRTGKVKAPIVIGRDHLDCGSVASPNRETEAMKDGSDAVSDWTLLNLMSNTAGGATWVSFHHGGGVGMGYSQHAGMVVLADGTDRAAACLKRVLHNDPALGIFRHADAGYERAQEWLERFELGFDLE, encoded by the coding sequence ATGATGAACAATTCCGGCTTTCTTGATACCTATGCGGCGCACCCGCATTACAAGGCCCCCCGCGGCACACAGCTGCATGCCCGCTCCTGGCAGACGGAAGCCCCCCTGCGCATGCTGCTCAATAACCTGGACCATGAAGTGGCGGAGAACCCCGATGAACTGGTCGTGTACGGCGGCATCGGCCAGGCTGCCCGCAACCGGGAAGCCTTGCAGCAGATCATCCGCATCCTGCTGACGCTGGACGAAGAGCATTCGCTGCTGGTGCAGTCCGGCAAACCGGTGGGTATTGTGCGGACGCATCCCCAGGCGCCAAGGGTACTGCTGGCGAACAGCAACCTTGTACCCAAATGGGCTACCTGGGAGCATTTTAATGAATTGCGCGCCAAAGGGCTGATGATGTATGGACAGATGACGGCCGGCAGCTGGATCTATATCGGCACGCAGGGCATTCTGCAGGGCACTTACGAAACCTTTGTGGAATGCGGCCGGCAGCATTTCAATGGCGACCTGAAAGGCAGATTGCTGGTAACGGCTGGTCTCGGCGGGATGGGCGGCGCTCAGCCCCTCGCGGCCACCATGGCCGGCGCCGTTTTTATCGGCGCGGATGTAGACCCCGCCCGTATTCAGAAACGCATCGATACAAAGTATATCGACAGGATGACCCATTCCTACGAAGAAGCCATCCAATGGGCCAGGGAAGCGCAGGCCAGCGGAGAAGCGCTCTCCATCGGTCTCGTCAGCGATGCGGGCGACCTGCTGGAACGCCTGGCTAACGACAACATTGTACCGGATATCCTCACGGACCAGACTTCCGCCCATGATCCCGTGAACGGCTATGTGCCGCATGGCATGAGCCTGGAAGAAGCGGCGGCTCTTCGTACAACCGACCCCGTTAGCTACAAGCAGCGTTCCCTCAAAAGTATGGCGAGGCATGTGCATTATATGCTGGAACTGCAGCGCCGCGGCGCCGTTACCTTCGATTATGGCAACAACCTGCGGGAATTCGCGCGGGAAGGCGGCGAACCGGATGCGTTCAATTTCCCCGGATTCACACCCGCCTATATCCGCCCGCTCTTTTGCGAGGGCAAAGGTCCCTTCCGCTGGGTGGCGCTTTCCGGCGATCCAGAAGATATTTATACGACAGACCGCGCCCTCATGGAAGCGTTCCCCGATAACCAGCCTTTGCTCAACTGGCTGCAGAAAGCACAGGAGCGCGTGGCCTTCCAGGGATTACCTGCACGGATATGCTGGCTGGGCATGGGCGAACGGGAGAAAGCCGGACTGATATTCAATGAGCTGGTGCGGACCGGTAAGGTGAAAGCGCCCATCGTGATAGGGCGGGATCACCTGGACTGCGGTTCCGTGGCTTCTCCCAACCGGGAGACCGAAGCTATGAAAGACGGATCAGATGCTGTTTCCGACTGGACCCTCCTGAACCTGATGTCCAATACCGCGGGCGGTGCTACCTGGGTGTCTTTCCATCATGGCGGCGGTGTGGGCATGGGATATTCCCAGCATGCCGGTATGGTGGTGCTGGCAGATGGTACGGACCGTGCGGCGGCATGCCTGAAAAGAGTGTTGCACAATGATCCGGCACTGGGGATCTTTCGCCATGCTGATGCCGGTTATGAGCGTGCGCAGGAATGGTTGGAGCGTTTTGAATTGGGGTTTGATCTGGAATAA
- the hutH gene encoding histidine ammonia-lyase translates to MSQTFKYGQDQLTVAIALEIAAGRVKGELSPEVTERVKASHDHVQAIVKEHTVVYGINTGFGPLCDTRISEADTRTLQYNILQSHSVGVGAPIPEEIARLMLITKAHALAQGYSGINPATLDRICWHIDQRITPLVPEKGSVGASGDLAPLSHLFLPLIGLGEVWYKGQRVPAAQMLQQEGKAPVVLGPKEGLALINGTQFILSFAVKAVERLYNALEMADIIGAMSLEGLMGTAKPFDPRLHAIRPFAGNQLVAHRLDALVRGSQIMASHADCGRVQDPYSLRCMPQVHGASRTAWKHLEELTTIELNAVTDNPIIFNAHDTISGGNFHGQPMALPLDYATVAAAELGNIADRRCYMMIEGRYGLPKLLIEDAGLNSGFMIPQYTTAALVTENKTLCFPASADSVPTSLGQEDHVSMGSISGRKLMQVIGNLEYILAIELLYAAQAIDFRRPLQSAKIIEACHHHVREKVSFAKKDRIFADDISALHQLITDKSLIHVANTTAAQHQINLNGPYDEQFRLS, encoded by the coding sequence ATGAGCCAGACATTCAAATACGGGCAGGACCAGCTGACGGTAGCCATAGCGCTGGAAATTGCGGCCGGTCGCGTCAAAGGGGAACTGAGCCCGGAAGTAACGGAGCGGGTTAAAGCCAGCCACGACCATGTGCAGGCCATTGTAAAGGAACATACCGTTGTATATGGCATCAACACCGGTTTCGGGCCGCTCTGCGATACCAGGATATCCGAAGCGGATACCCGTACCCTGCAATACAACATCCTGCAAAGCCACAGCGTAGGCGTGGGCGCTCCTATCCCTGAAGAGATCGCCAGGTTGATGCTGATCACCAAAGCGCATGCCCTGGCACAAGGATATTCGGGCATCAATCCCGCTACGCTGGACAGGATATGCTGGCATATCGACCAGCGCATCACGCCGCTCGTTCCGGAGAAAGGATCCGTGGGGGCTTCCGGGGACCTGGCGCCATTGTCACACCTCTTTCTGCCGCTGATAGGATTAGGGGAAGTATGGTATAAAGGACAGCGGGTGCCGGCTGCACAAATGCTGCAGCAGGAAGGAAAGGCGCCGGTGGTATTGGGACCGAAGGAAGGGCTGGCACTGATCAACGGTACGCAGTTCATCCTCTCATTTGCCGTCAAGGCCGTGGAACGCCTCTACAACGCCCTGGAAATGGCGGACATCATCGGGGCCATGTCCCTCGAAGGGCTGATGGGCACCGCCAAACCCTTTGACCCGCGCCTGCATGCGATAAGGCCTTTTGCCGGCAACCAGCTGGTGGCCCACCGCCTGGATGCCCTGGTGCGCGGTTCGCAGATCATGGCGTCGCATGCGGATTGCGGAAGGGTGCAGGACCCTTACTCCCTGCGCTGCATGCCGCAGGTGCACGGCGCTTCCCGCACCGCGTGGAAACACCTGGAAGAACTGACCACCATCGAGCTGAATGCGGTGACCGACAACCCCATCATATTCAATGCGCACGATACCATCAGCGGCGGCAATTTTCACGGGCAGCCCATGGCCCTGCCGCTGGATTATGCTACCGTAGCGGCGGCAGAGCTGGGCAATATTGCGGATCGCCGCTGTTATATGATGATCGAAGGGCGCTACGGCCTGCCAAAGCTGCTGATCGAAGACGCCGGCCTGAACTCCGGTTTCATGATCCCGCAATACACCACCGCCGCGCTGGTGACGGAGAATAAAACACTTTGTTTCCCCGCCAGCGCAGATAGCGTGCCTACCTCCCTGGGGCAGGAAGACCATGTGTCCATGGGCTCCATCAGCGGCAGAAAACTCATGCAGGTGATCGGCAACCTGGAATACATTCTCGCCATTGAGCTGCTGTATGCCGCGCAGGCTATAGATTTCAGGCGCCCCCTGCAATCCGCGAAGATCATTGAAGCCTGTCACCATCACGTAAGGGAGAAAGTTTCTTTTGCGAAGAAGGACCGCATCTTTGCGGACGACATTTCAGCACTGCACCAGCTCATCACAGACAAATCACTCATTCATGTGGCGAATACCACCGCTGCACAACACCAGATCAATTTAAACGGACCATATGATGAACAATTCCGGCTTTCTTGA
- a CDS encoding MarR family winged helix-turn-helix transcriptional regulator produces MSFYPSLGYLIFGSRLRRLSDYFLAEVNKVYAHEGIAFDASWFPLFYLLSVKEKLTLMDIATELEVSHSAVSQMVTGLKAKGLLKTSRCEEDGRRQWVVFTRKGEDLLQQVLPVWKGIETAMGALAQENRQSSRILEAIGAVERAVEDAPLADRIRQAMAAK; encoded by the coding sequence ATGAGCTTTTATCCGTCATTAGGTTATCTCATTTTCGGCAGCCGGCTCCGGCGCCTGAGCGACTACTTCCTGGCTGAAGTGAATAAAGTGTATGCCCATGAAGGCATTGCTTTCGATGCCAGCTGGTTCCCTCTCTTCTATCTTTTATCTGTCAAAGAAAAGCTGACCCTGATGGACATCGCCACTGAGCTGGAGGTATCCCATTCCGCCGTAAGCCAGATGGTCACCGGCCTGAAAGCCAAAGGGCTGCTGAAGACAAGCCGTTGTGAAGAGGATGGCCGCCGCCAATGGGTGGTATTCACCAGGAAGGGTGAAGACCTGCTGCAGCAGGTGCTGCCGGTATGGAAAGGCATTGAAACCGCAATGGGAGCGCTGGCGCAGGAGAACAGGCAAAGCAGCCGGATACTGGAAGCGATAGGCGCCGTAGAAAGAGCAGTAGAAGATGCACCGCTGGCGGACCGTATCCGGCAGGCCATGGCAGCAAAATAA
- the hutI gene encoding imidazolonepropionase — protein MKLIGPFSQILLLQELPLKGALKDEQLTVIEAGGILLEDGKQPVAGTYTTLQAKHPGIALEWIDEPMVLLPGFVDCHTHICHAGTRSRDYAMRIAGKSYLDIARAGGGIWDSVMRTREAEETALAALTVARANRHLRNGVTTIEVKSGYGLNMDAELKMLRAIRHASLHTPASLIPTCLAAHMQPKDFTGHSYLQWILNELLPLVREEQLGNRVDIFIEETAFSAAAAKPFLLAAKAAGFQLTVHADQFSSGGSAVAVETGALSADHLEASTPEDIRRLAKSDTVAVVLPGASLGLGMPYAPARRLLDAGACVAIASDWNPGSAPMGELLMQAAVMSAAEKLSTAEVFAGLTFRAAKALGITPDPADMQAYPCGDYRDILYYQGSMKPAMVWKAGHLIDMNEC, from the coding sequence ATGAAACTCATTGGACCTTTCTCTCAAATCCTGCTCCTGCAGGAACTGCCGCTTAAAGGCGCTTTGAAGGATGAACAACTGACGGTCATCGAAGCGGGCGGCATATTACTGGAGGATGGCAAACAACCGGTTGCCGGCACATACACAACCCTGCAGGCAAAACATCCGGGCATTGCGCTGGAATGGATCGATGAACCGATGGTGCTGCTGCCGGGCTTTGTGGACTGCCATACGCACATCTGCCACGCCGGTACGCGCAGTCGTGACTACGCGATGCGCATTGCCGGAAAGTCTTACCTGGACATTGCCCGCGCCGGCGGAGGGATATGGGATTCCGTGATGAGAACACGCGAAGCCGAAGAAACTGCACTGGCTGCCCTGACCGTTGCCCGGGCGAACCGGCATCTGCGCAACGGCGTAACAACAATAGAAGTGAAAAGCGGGTACGGATTGAATATGGATGCAGAGCTGAAAATGCTGCGCGCCATCCGTCACGCCAGTCTGCATACACCAGCTTCGCTGATCCCTACCTGCCTGGCGGCGCACATGCAGCCAAAGGACTTTACAGGGCATAGCTACCTGCAATGGATACTCAACGAATTGCTGCCTCTTGTCCGGGAAGAACAGCTGGGCAACCGTGTGGACATCTTCATTGAAGAAACAGCCTTCTCCGCGGCTGCCGCAAAACCTTTTCTGCTGGCCGCCAAAGCCGCCGGTTTTCAGCTTACCGTGCATGCGGACCAGTTCAGCAGCGGAGGTTCCGCGGTGGCGGTGGAAACGGGGGCGTTGTCTGCAGACCACCTCGAAGCATCCACTCCCGAAGATATCCGGCGGCTGGCCAAATCCGATACGGTGGCGGTGGTGCTGCCCGGCGCTTCATTGGGGCTGGGAATGCCTTACGCTCCGGCGCGCCGCCTGCTGGATGCGGGAGCCTGCGTAGCCATTGCAAGCGACTGGAACCCCGGTTCCGCACCCATGGGAGAGCTGCTGATGCAGGCCGCCGTTATGAGCGCTGCGGAGAAGCTCTCCACAGCAGAGGTCTTTGCCGGGCTGACATTCCGGGCCGCAAAAGCATTGGGCATTACACCGGACCCCGCGGACATGCAGGCTTATCCCTGCGGCGATTACCGGGATATACTGTATTACCAGGGCAGCATGAAACCGGCAATGGTATGGAAAGCCGGCCACCTGATTGACATGAATGAGTGTTGA